A stretch of the Mycolicibacterium celeriflavum genome encodes the following:
- a CDS encoding class I SAM-dependent methyltransferase has protein sequence MTTLENTAADSTEEFAGRMVDAIDSASLALLLSIGHQTSLWDTLAELPPATSAQIADAAGLNERYVREWLGGAVAARVVDYDAATDTYALPRHRAAVLTRAAGPDNLARVAQFIPLLAEVEQKIIGCFRTGGGLSYSEYPRFHTLMAEESGEVFDAALVDVILPMADGLPQLLHEGADVADIGCGSGHAINVMAQAFPASRFTGIDFSDEGLGVGRAEAARLGLTNATFVAADVAALDMAERYDVITVFDAIHDQAAPAAVLANIHRALRPGGYLLMVDIKASSRLEDNVGVPLATYLYTVSTMHCMSVSLGLDGDGLGTCWGHQLATSMLADAGFDDVQMREIESDPINNYYIARK, from the coding sequence ATGACCACACTCGAGAACACCGCCGCCGACTCCACCGAAGAATTCGCCGGGCGGATGGTCGACGCGATCGACAGCGCCAGCCTGGCCCTGCTGTTGTCCATCGGACACCAGACCTCGTTGTGGGACACGCTGGCCGAACTACCGCCGGCCACCAGCGCCCAGATCGCCGACGCCGCCGGACTCAACGAACGCTATGTACGCGAATGGCTGGGCGGGGCCGTCGCGGCACGGGTCGTCGACTATGACGCCGCGACGGACACCTACGCCCTGCCACGCCACCGCGCCGCGGTGCTCACCCGCGCCGCCGGCCCGGACAACCTCGCGCGGGTGGCGCAGTTCATCCCGCTGCTGGCCGAGGTCGAACAGAAGATCATCGGCTGTTTCCGAACCGGCGGCGGGCTGTCCTACAGCGAATATCCGCGGTTCCACACACTGATGGCCGAGGAGAGCGGTGAGGTGTTCGACGCCGCGCTGGTCGACGTCATCCTCCCGATGGCCGACGGACTGCCGCAGTTGTTGCATGAGGGTGCCGACGTCGCCGACATCGGCTGTGGCAGCGGCCATGCCATCAACGTGATGGCGCAGGCCTTCCCGGCCAGCCGGTTCACCGGAATCGACTTCTCCGACGAGGGGCTGGGCGTCGGGCGTGCCGAGGCGGCTCGGCTCGGCCTGACCAACGCCACCTTCGTCGCCGCCGACGTAGCCGCCCTCGACATGGCCGAAAGGTACGACGTGATCACGGTTTTCGACGCCATCCACGACCAGGCGGCGCCGGCTGCGGTGTTGGCGAACATCCACCGCGCGCTACGGCCCGGCGGATACCTGCTCATGGTCGACATCAAGGCGTCGAGCCGGCTGGAGGACAACGTCGGCGTGCCGTTGGCCACGTACCTCTACACGGTTTCGACGATGCACTGCATGAGCGTGTCGCTGGGACTCGACGGCGACGGACTGGGCACCTGTTGGGGTCATCAACTCGCCACGTCGATGCTCGCCGACGCGGGGTTCGACGACGTCCAGATGCGCGAGATCGAGTCCGATCCGATCAACAACTACTACATCGCGCGGAAGTAG
- a CDS encoding FAD-binding oxidoreductase, which yields MKWNAWGDPAEAKPLSGGIRALLEQALGVQDSAIPELRADEVRVRPSSLSDVDRDALTGIVGSDYCRVDDQGRLLRAGGKSTLDLLRRRDSGVQDAPDAVLLPGGEEEVAAVLHYCSEHRIAVVPFGGGTSVVGGLDPVRGDFSAVVSLDLRRLNELHFLDEVSGEAELGAGMTGPDAERLLGERGFSLGHFPQSFQFATIGGFAATRSSGQDSAGYGRFNDMVRGLRAVTPVGVLDLGRAPESAAGPDLRQLLIGSEGVLGVITRVRVRVHPVPTATRYEAWSFPDFATGADALRAVVQTGTGPTVIRLSDEAETGVNLATTENIGEKQLTGGCLAITVFEGTEAHVASRHSETRAVLEAAGGTSLGEEPARAWEHGRFGAPYLRDSLLSAGALCETLETATNWSNVPALKVAVTEALTNALAESGTPALVLCHISHVYPTGASLYFTVVAGQRGNPIEQWRKAKAAASEAMVRTGATITHHHAVGADHRPWMRDEIGDLGVAILRAVKDKLDPAGILNPGKLIP from the coding sequence ATGAAGTGGAACGCCTGGGGCGACCCAGCGGAGGCAAAACCGCTGTCCGGCGGCATCCGCGCGCTGCTCGAGCAGGCGCTCGGAGTACAGGATTCCGCGATTCCCGAACTGCGGGCCGACGAGGTCCGGGTGCGGCCGTCGTCGCTGTCCGACGTCGACCGCGACGCGCTGACCGGCATCGTCGGGTCGGACTACTGCCGGGTCGACGACCAGGGCCGGCTGCTGCGGGCGGGCGGCAAGTCCACGCTGGACTTGTTGCGCCGCAGGGACAGCGGTGTGCAGGATGCGCCGGACGCCGTGCTGCTACCGGGCGGCGAAGAAGAGGTGGCCGCAGTCCTGCACTACTGCAGTGAGCACCGGATCGCCGTCGTCCCGTTCGGCGGCGGCACCAGCGTCGTCGGCGGTCTGGACCCCGTCCGCGGCGATTTCAGCGCAGTGGTCTCGCTGGATCTGCGCCGCCTGAACGAACTGCACTTCCTCGACGAGGTGTCCGGAGAAGCCGAACTCGGCGCGGGAATGACGGGACCGGACGCCGAACGTCTGCTGGGCGAACGCGGCTTCTCCCTCGGCCACTTCCCGCAGAGTTTCCAGTTCGCGACCATCGGCGGCTTCGCGGCAACCAGGTCGTCGGGTCAGGACTCCGCGGGTTACGGGCGGTTCAACGACATGGTCCGCGGCCTGCGGGCGGTGACCCCGGTCGGCGTGCTGGACCTCGGGCGCGCCCCGGAGTCGGCGGCGGGGCCGGATCTGCGACAGCTGCTGATCGGTTCGGAGGGCGTGCTGGGCGTCATCACCCGCGTGCGGGTGCGGGTTCATCCCGTCCCGACTGCGACACGTTACGAGGCGTGGTCGTTTCCCGATTTCGCCACCGGCGCCGATGCGCTGCGTGCCGTCGTCCAGACCGGCACCGGTCCGACGGTGATCCGGCTGTCCGACGAAGCGGAAACCGGCGTGAACCTTGCGACCACCGAGAACATCGGCGAAAAGCAGCTCACCGGAGGGTGTTTGGCGATCACGGTGTTCGAGGGCACCGAAGCGCACGTCGCCAGCAGGCATTCCGAGACACGCGCGGTGTTGGAAGCCGCCGGCGGTACGTCGCTCGGCGAGGAGCCCGCGCGGGCATGGGAGCACGGCCGGTTCGGGGCGCCGTACCTGCGCGACTCGCTGCTATCTGCCGGCGCGCTGTGCGAAACGCTGGAGACCGCGACGAACTGGTCCAACGTGCCGGCGCTGAAAGTGGCCGTCACCGAGGCGTTGACGAACGCGCTGGCCGAATCGGGCACGCCCGCGCTGGTGCTGTGCCACATTTCGCATGTGTATCCCACCGGTGCGTCGCTGTACTTCACCGTCGTCGCCGGGCAACGGGGCAATCCGATCGAGCAGTGGCGTAAGGCGAAGGCCGCCGCATCGGAAGCGATGGTGCGCACCGGGGCCACCATCACCCACCACCATGCCGTCGGCGCCGATCACCGGCCGTGGATGCGCGACGAAATCGGGGACCTCGGCGTCGCGATTCTGCGAGCCGTCAAAGACAAGCTCGACCCGGCAGGAATCCTCAACCCGGGCAAGTTGATTCCATGA
- a CDS encoding diacylglycerol kinase → MTTQGLVTMLTNPASGHGSAPHAAERAVAQFHRRGVDVVAIAGTDAEHARRLVGGALERGMDALVVVGGDGIISLALQVLAQTEIPLGIIPAGTGNDHAREFRIPTRDPEAAADVVVDGLDDGIAETIDLGRIRGADGTDKWFGTVMAAGFDSLVTDRTNRMRWPHGRMRYNFAMVAELSKLRLLPFRLSFDGEEVATELTLAAFGNTRSYGGGMRICPDADPTDGQLDVTMVASASRTRLIRLFPTVFKGTHVDLDEVRTARAKSIAVDSPGINAYADGELVCPLPVEVTAVPGALKILAPPVDRSV, encoded by the coding sequence ATGACGACTCAAGGTCTCGTCACGATGCTGACCAACCCCGCCTCGGGGCACGGCAGCGCGCCGCACGCGGCCGAACGCGCTGTCGCACAGTTTCATCGGCGCGGCGTGGACGTCGTCGCGATCGCAGGCACCGACGCCGAGCACGCGCGGCGACTCGTCGGGGGTGCGCTCGAACGCGGTATGGATGCGCTTGTCGTCGTCGGTGGTGACGGCATCATCTCGCTCGCGCTACAGGTGTTGGCGCAGACCGAGATACCGCTCGGCATCATTCCGGCGGGCACCGGCAACGACCACGCGCGCGAGTTCAGGATCCCCACACGCGATCCCGAGGCCGCGGCCGACGTGGTGGTCGACGGCTTGGACGACGGGATTGCCGAAACGATCGACCTCGGGCGCATCCGCGGCGCGGACGGCACCGACAAGTGGTTCGGCACGGTGATGGCCGCAGGTTTCGATTCGCTGGTCACCGACCGGACCAACCGGATGCGTTGGCCGCACGGCCGGATGCGTTACAACTTCGCGATGGTGGCCGAGCTGTCAAAGTTGCGGCTGTTGCCTTTTCGGCTGTCGTTCGACGGCGAAGAGGTGGCGACGGAGTTGACGCTGGCCGCCTTTGGCAACACCCGCAGCTACGGCGGCGGCATGCGCATCTGCCCCGACGCCGACCCGACGGACGGTCAACTCGACGTGACGATGGTTGCCTCGGCGTCGCGCACCCGGCTGATCCGGTTGTTCCCCACCGTTTTCAAGGGCACCCACGTAGATCTCGACGAGGTTCGTACAGCGCGGGCGAAGAGCATTGCGGTCGACTCCCCCGGTATCAACGCTTACGCCGACGGCGAGTTGGTGTGCCCGCTGCCGGTTGAGGTGACAGCCGTTCCCGGTGCGCTGAAGATTCTGGCGCCGCCGGTTGATCGTTCCGTGTGA
- a CDS encoding S-(hydroxymethyl)mycothiol dehydrogenase: MSQTVRGVISRKKGEPVEVVDVVIPDPGLGEVVVDVTACGVCHTDLTYREGGINDEFPFLLGHEAAGTVETVGAGVTNVEPGDFVILNWRAVCGQCRACKRGRPHLCFDTHNAAQKMTLTDGTELTPALGIGAFADKTLVHEGQCTKVDPEADPAVAGLLGCGVMAGLGAAVNTGAVGRDDTVAVIGCGGVGDAAIAGARLVGAKRIIAVDTDNKKLDWARDFGATHTVNARELDPVQTIQDLTDGFGADVVIDAVGRPETWKQAFYARDLAGTVVLVGVPTPDMTLEMPLIDFFSRGGSLKSSWYGDCLPERDFPTLISLYLQGRLPLERFVTERIGIDDVEEAFGKMHGGQVLRSVVIL; the protein is encoded by the coding sequence ATGAGCCAAACAGTTCGCGGAGTGATCTCACGGAAGAAAGGCGAGCCCGTCGAGGTCGTGGATGTGGTGATTCCCGACCCCGGCCTCGGCGAAGTCGTCGTCGACGTCACGGCGTGCGGGGTATGCCACACCGACCTGACCTACCGGGAAGGCGGCATCAACGACGAGTTCCCGTTCCTGCTCGGCCACGAGGCTGCAGGGACCGTCGAAACCGTCGGCGCCGGTGTGACCAACGTCGAACCCGGTGACTTCGTGATCCTGAACTGGCGCGCCGTGTGCGGCCAGTGCCGAGCCTGCAAGCGCGGCCGTCCGCATCTGTGCTTCGACACGCACAACGCCGCGCAGAAGATGACGCTCACCGACGGCACAGAGTTGACGCCTGCGCTCGGAATCGGCGCGTTCGCCGACAAGACTCTGGTGCACGAGGGCCAGTGCACCAAGGTCGACCCCGAGGCCGACCCCGCGGTGGCCGGACTGCTGGGCTGCGGCGTGATGGCCGGTCTGGGCGCAGCAGTCAACACCGGCGCGGTGGGCCGCGACGACACCGTCGCGGTCATCGGCTGCGGCGGGGTCGGCGATGCGGCCATCGCGGGTGCGCGACTGGTCGGCGCCAAGCGGATCATCGCCGTCGACACTGACAACAAGAAGCTCGACTGGGCCCGCGATTTCGGCGCCACCCACACCGTCAACGCGCGCGAACTGGACCCGGTGCAGACCATTCAGGACCTCACCGACGGTTTCGGCGCCGACGTGGTGATCGACGCGGTCGGCCGACCGGAGACCTGGAAGCAGGCGTTCTACGCCCGCGATCTGGCGGGAACCGTTGTGCTGGTGGGCGTTCCGACGCCGGACATGACGCTGGAGATGCCGCTGATCGACTTCTTCTCTCGAGGCGGCTCGCTGAAGTCCTCGTGGTACGGCGACTGTCTACCCGAACGGGACTTTCCGACCTTGATCAGCCTCTATCTGCAGGGGCGACTGCCGCTGGAGCGCTTCGTCACCGAACGCATCGGCATCGACGACGTCGAGGAGGCGTTCGGAAAAATGCATGGCGGTCAGGTGCTGCGGTCGGTGGTGATCCTGTGA
- a CDS encoding serine hydrolase domain-containing protein, which yields MSALDALADWPVPNAAAAVVGPSGVLAERGEVRHPFALASVTKLLAARAVQVGVEEGALDLDTEAGPPGATVRHLLAHAAGYSMHSAETMAEPGERRVYSNYGFGVLAETLEKATGIEFGRYLTEAVFEPLAMTDSALDGGAAAAGNGATSTVADLAAFAGDLLRPVTVSAQLHTEATSVQFPGLDGVLPGFGVQRPNDWGLGFEIRDGKSPHWTGTANSDRTFGHFGQSGTFLWADPQADLALVVLTDRDFGEWAYEPWRELSDEVLREFGAD from the coding sequence ATGAGCGCGCTGGATGCCCTAGCCGACTGGCCTGTCCCGAATGCCGCCGCCGCCGTGGTGGGACCGTCCGGTGTGCTGGCCGAACGCGGCGAGGTCCGACACCCGTTCGCGTTGGCGTCGGTGACCAAGCTGCTGGCCGCCCGCGCGGTGCAGGTCGGTGTCGAGGAGGGCGCCCTCGACCTCGACACCGAGGCCGGCCCGCCAGGCGCCACCGTCCGTCATCTGCTCGCGCACGCGGCCGGCTACTCCATGCACTCGGCGGAGACGATGGCCGAACCGGGGGAGCGCCGCGTCTACTCCAACTACGGGTTCGGGGTGCTCGCCGAGACGCTCGAGAAGGCCACCGGCATCGAGTTCGGACGGTATCTGACCGAGGCGGTGTTCGAACCGCTCGCGATGACCGACAGCGCACTCGACGGCGGAGCGGCGGCCGCGGGAAACGGCGCGACGTCGACGGTGGCCGATCTGGCGGCGTTCGCCGGCGACCTGCTGCGGCCGGTCACGGTGTCGGCGCAGTTGCACACCGAGGCGACCTCGGTGCAGTTCCCCGGCCTGGACGGCGTGCTACCCGGCTTCGGCGTGCAGCGACCCAACGACTGGGGATTGGGCTTCGAGATCCGCGACGGCAAGTCTCCGCACTGGACGGGCACCGCGAACTCGGACCGCACTTTTGGGCATTTCGGCCAGTCAGGGACGTTTTTGTGGGCCGATCCGCAGGCCGATCTGGCGCTGGTGGTGCTGACCGACCGGGATTTCGGGGAGTGGGCGTACGAGCCGTGGCGGGAGTTGTCTGACGAAGTCCTGAGAGAATTCGGCGCAGACTAG
- a CDS encoding DUF3145 domain-containing protein — translation MRASNQFADATTGVVYIHASPAAVCPHVEWALSSTLQARANLKWTPQPAMPGQLRAVTNWVGPVGTGAALASALRSWSVLRFEVTEDPSPGVDGHRWCHTPQLGLWSGSMSANGDVVVGEMRLRALMASGADTLAAELDSVLGTAWDEALEAYRDGGAGAEVSWLSRGVG, via the coding sequence ATGCGTGCGTCGAACCAGTTCGCCGACGCGACGACGGGCGTGGTCTACATCCACGCCTCACCCGCGGCGGTGTGCCCACATGTCGAGTGGGCGTTGTCGTCGACCCTTCAGGCCAGGGCAAACCTCAAGTGGACCCCGCAGCCAGCCATGCCGGGACAGCTGCGCGCGGTCACCAACTGGGTGGGTCCGGTGGGCACCGGCGCGGCGCTGGCGAGCGCGTTGCGCTCATGGTCGGTGCTGCGGTTCGAGGTGACCGAGGATCCCAGCCCCGGCGTGGACGGCCACCGCTGGTGCCACACCCCTCAACTCGGTTTGTGGAGCGGGTCGATGAGTGCCAACGGCGACGTGGTGGTCGGCGAGATGCGGCTGCGCGCGCTGATGGCTTCCGGCGCCGACACGCTGGCCGCCGAACTGGACTCGGTGCTGGGCACCGCGTGGGATGAGGCGCTCGAGGCGTACCGCGACGGCGGTGCAGGCGCAGAGGTGAGCTGGCTCAGCCGCGGAGTCGGTTAG